The Saprospiraceae bacterium genome includes the window AAAGCTTGCTAGTGGTAAGGTGAAAACATCAATGAATTCATTCTCATCCAGTTGTTGCTCCTGCTGCCAATGACAATTGGTAGCTACTAAAAAATACTGATACTCTGTACTATAGGCACTTCGTTTGGCCTTCAATAAAACAATCTCGCCAGCTTCATAGCCCGTCTCTTCCAGCAATTCGCGTCTGGCGGCCTCCTCTGGCTTTTCCCCTTTATCCAGGTAACCTTCGCAGCAGCTGGTCAAGATGATTTCAGGACCAGGTCGATATTGTCGGATTAAAATGGCTTCGCGGTCAGCGGTAAAAGCAGCTAAGGAGATATAGGGGCTATTTCCTATGACGTCATAACGCGATTTCTTTCCATTGGGTAATAAAAAGAACTTTTGCCAAATTTTTCGCCAGCCATCATAAGCTAAGTCTTCGTGTATTTTTTGCCAGTACAACATGTGCTAATAGGTATTTTGTTAGCAAAATTAACGCCTCTAAGATCATTTTAAAAGATTTTCACTACTGATGTAATTTCTTTTAAAAAATTAAATAATTGCTAACGCTCACTTAACTTCTATTAACACTTAAAGCGCACATCTTGCTGCATCATTTAAAAATAACCACACCTAATATTACAACTTATGAGAACGATGTCCAAAGTATTCCTGACTTTTTGTATTAGCATGACGGCTATTTTAGCTACTGCCCAGACCTCTTTGGGTCTAAGAATTGGAACCAATTGGAGTAATGTAAGAACATCTGAGGCGCTAGGTAATGCAACGCCAAATTTTAAAAACCTTAGCGGCTTTACCATAGCCGCAGTACTAGAAATACCTGTTATCAGTCAATTTTCCATCCAATCAGAAATCGGTCTTACACAGAAAGGCTTCGTCTTAAATGAAGGATTTGATGCCCCTTTATTTGGGGTTGATTTGCCGGTGGGCGTTACAGCCGAAACCAAGTTCGATTACCTGGAGATCCCCCTTCTGGCAAAATACCAATTCGGCGAAAACCGCCTGAAAGCTTATGTCGCAGTAGGCCCCAATGTCGGATATGCTTTGAAAGGGAAAGTAGATACCAAGACTAATATCTTAGTTGGTATTGACCTGGGTTCAACTGATATCAACCTGGATGGCGAAGATTTTAATCGCTTTGAAATTGGCGCCACCGGTGCCCTTGGCGCAAGCTATGATGCCGGATTTGCTACCCTTTTTGCGGATGCACGCTACAATCATGGCTTTAGCGAAGTATATAATTTGCCACTAGTGGACGAAAAAGTAAAATCCAAAAGCTTCGGACTGAATATCGGTTTAACGGTACCGCTCAATAAATAACCAATAAAAGGTATACGACCAATCATAACCCCAATTACCATTTATGGATAAGCCACTAGGAGATTTTTTCCTCAGTGGCTTTTTTTGTAATCGAAAAAGTTATATTACGCTTTTTTTGAATCAAAATTGTAAAAAAACATACTCAATATATTGTCATAATCAATTAATTCACTATATTTGTATCAACGAAACAGACAAAGAAAAACATCTTTAAAACCCTAAATTTCGAACGAGTGTCAGTAAGTTTTTACTTCTTTAGGAGGGGTTCTCCCCTCTTTTTTTTCTCTTAAAATGTCCTAAAGTTTTACCATTATAGGACAGTAATTTTTTTCTTCAAAAGGAATTCTTGAAACACTATTGGTCTTTCCGCCGAATGCGCTCCCTCTCAAAAACAGCAGGTTGGTTTCAATAAGAAACCAGCCTTTTTTTTCGAAATTCGTTTTAGTTTTTTGGGCTTTTGACGCTTTGGGTAATCCGCGTTTTTCAGGTTAGAAGTGGGACTGCCTCCGGCAGTTAAAAAGTCGGAAGTTGAGTAAAGCGAAATCCCGTACCAGCGGTCGGGATCGGAAAATTGCGCTCCAGTGACTTTCCGCCTTCTACCTTCCCACTTCGTGTTTGTGTGCATGCATGGGTAAGTCGCTTTTGCGATTGCCAGGAGAAAACGGAAAAGGCCAATAATAAAAAAAGGCTAGCCAATAAATTGACTAGCCTTTTTTTATGACATATAGTTGGGCATTACCAACGGTTTCCACCGCCGCCGCCGTAACCGCCGCCACCGCCACGGTTTCCGCCGCCACCGCCGTAACCGCCGCCACCGCCACGGTTTCCGCCGCCGTAACCGCCGCCACCGCCACGGTTTCCACCACGACCGCCGCCGCCGCCGCCGCGACTTTCACGAGGTTCTGCCTTCTTAACTACGATCGTTCTTCCATCAAACTCGGTATCATTTAAGCCATCAATTGCATTCTGGCCTTCTTCGTCATTGTCCATTTCGATGAACCCAAAGCCTTTGGATTTACCAGTGAATTTATCCATAATGATTTTGGCGGATGATACTTCGCCATAAGCTTCAAAAGCTTCTCTTAGATCCTCTTCATGAGTATCAAAACTAAGCTTTGCAACAAAAATGTTCATACTACAAAAAAGTTAAATTAAAAAAGAATAAACAACAACGTGTCTATACACTTAAACTACTAACAGTTTTCGGTAAAACCTTTGTAAATACGACGAAACGCTGCCTTACTGATCAATAAATGAAATGAACGGGGAAATTTTAAATCAATCATTGCTAAAAAGAAAAGACGAGATAAAATCTGCAAGTTATTAAACATATTGTCAGAATAGTAGTTGTAGCGTGTACAGGAACACCAACTAATAATTTACAACGGTAAAGATAAGCTAAAAGTTGTATTGATGCTACCTTTTTGTTATAATATTTATTCAATATCCCCTAGAAGCTAGTATTCATTAAGTAATCTCGCTCTTTTTAAGGGCCTGGCTAATTCGTTTTGCCTCATATGCTTCTCGGCAATACTTAATTGCCTACAAAAAATACAGCATTACTAAACAAAAACAGCCCGTTATCCCAAAATCCCCTAAATAAAGGGTTGTCGACCATATAGGTGATACTACCCCTTCCTTTTCGCTCCACAGCAAAAACCATGGTTTCTTCTAATTCTTCTAGCGCTTTTATCCCTACAAAACCGGAAGTCAAAGGCTTTTTACCTACGATACCAACGTTGCTCATGCCGGTTTGATATGGATAGGCGTCCGTACCCGTTTTTAGTGTAAAGTATTGATGGCCAAGTCCATAGCCTAATGGGTGAGAGTTGTCCATCTGCAATCTAAAGATAGCTCCTGGCAAAGACTGACTAATCTCTCGCCGCCCTCCTCCAGCATAGGGCAGCAACCGTTCACTAAGTTCAGCCTCTTCCTGTGCCTTTTTATTTTTTTCTTCGGCTTCTTTGGATTCAAATGACTTTAATCCAAAACCACTTTTGCCTTCAAACGCTTGGAGTGCTGCACCTTGGGCGATTAACCTTCCGCCCTCACCTAGCCAAGTACTTAATTTTTTAAGCTCATTATCGCTAAAGTTATAGTTGCCGCTCGGGAGAACCAGCAGATTGTAATCGTCGAGATTTAATCTAGCGAAATCATTTTTATAGATAATGTTGGTCGGATAGTTCAAAACCTGTTCAAAGTAATACCAAACTTGGCCAAAGGCATTTGGTGATACCCCCTCTTCTGAAAGGATAACCACTTCCGGGGTTTGGATCACATGCATGGCGTCCGAACCCAAATCCGGGCCATGCTCCGAGAAGCCAGTGGTAATACCTTTGATGACTTGATGCTGCGATTGAGCCAGGGCTTTTACAGTGGCATCAAAGGACACATTTTTCCGGTTGTCGGCACGATTCATAATCAAGGTCCCTGGTTCATACGAAACACCTTCGATGGTAAAAGGAGCCGTGGCGTATCGCACTTTGATACCTTTCCGAAGTAATTGTGCAAGGAATTGAGCATCTCCGACGGATTCCCAAGGGACTAGATAAGCATAGGCTTGCTCAGTACCATTGTTAGTGGGGATCGATGGGTAGGTATAGCCAGTTATCAACTCGATTTTCTGAGCGCTGGCAAAGGTTGTTAGCCCATAAGCATAGGGCAAGGCCCAAGCCGTAATGTCGTAGGTGAGCGAATCTTCTATCTTCGCACTAGGATCGAATAATGTTTGGGTAAGGACCGAAAGTGGCTGATAGGCACTGATCAGCAGGTCGTTTGTGCTGAGACTGATCGTCGTTTGCTGGCCGTTTTGGTAATCAAGGACTTTTAGGTTGTTCATGGCCGCCTTGGCTCGCCCATACTGAATACCATTTTTGTCAAGTAAGGCAGTGAGTCGCTTGAGCTTGCCCGCAGGATTACTTCCTTTAATAATATAGGTTTTGTATTGCCCTTTCGGATTGGTTTGAGCGGTTTGGAAGAATTCACTAAACTGCTGGATCAAGCGGGGAGCATTTTTTGAAGCCATCTCTACGGTTGAGAGGGAGGTCGTCAGGTGATGGACAACCCGGTCCTTTAGGCTAAGCGTATCCCCGCTATCGCGGATAATCGCTTTCCCTGCACGGCCGCTACCTCCCTGCTCATAAGTCATTCCAATGGCGCCGGTAAACATGGGATAGGTATCGCCATAACTAGGATATAAGAGATCGAATACTTCTTTGGTGAAGTACAGCCATCCTTCTTTATCAAAATATTTTGCGTGGTTTTTTCCAATTTCTATTTGAAACTTGGCTTGCCAATCGGTAAGGTATTCATGATAGGGGCGTGCAGCAGGGGCAAAATAATAAGGATCATTGTAAGATTGCTCATGCAAATCGGCGTGAATATGGGGATACCATTGACGATATTCTTTCAGCCGTTGTTGTGATTCAATTTGTGTCTGCCAGGCCCAATCCCGGTTGAGGTCGAACATATAATGATTGACGCGCCCACCTGGCCATGGTTCATCATGTTCCCGGGCTGCCGGATTGGTATTGGTAATTTTATTGGTAACCCTTCGATACCAATGGGTATAACGAGAATAACCATCAGGGTTAATCGAAGGGTCCATAATGACCACCGTATTCTTTAGCCAGGCCTTGGTGTCCATATTGTCTGGCCTGGTCAGTTCGTAAATGACGCCCATCGAGCTTTCACTGCCTGCTGCTTCATTGCCATGTACACTATAACTTAGCCAGACAATGGCGACGTCCAGGGCTGGGTCCACAGCGCCTTCCATAAGCCCTGTTCTTCGGAGGTTATTGATGCGTATCGATTCGAGCCTAGCCAGGTTTTCAGGCGTTGAAATAAAGGCCTGCAACAAAGGACGATCTTCACTGGTATAGCCAAATCGTTTTAACTTCACTAACTCACTATTCGCGGCTACATGTTCAAAATAATCTACTAATAAGTGATGAGGGGTGAAGTTCTCTCCCAATGCATGTGGCAAAAATTGATCGGGAGATTGCAATTGAGCCTGAAGGAAAATGCTGTTTCCTAGCAGGCAAATGATCCAGGTGAGTTTTTTTATCATACTAATTATCTTTGGTTCTTTGACAAATCTCGTGATCCCCCCCCGATGCAGGTGTTTTTCACCCGCATCCCCTCTGGTGCCCCACATCTCAATATACCTGTTCCACAATTTCCCTGATGGTATCCGAATCCCCCATCGTATAATAATGCAAGCAAGGCACACCAGCCGCTTTCAATTCCTTTGATTGCTCGGCGCACCACTCGACACCTACCTGGCGACGGGCCTCCGCAGTTTTTGCTTTTGTCGCCTCATTGACCAGATCAGAAGGAAGGTCGATATGGAAAAGGCGAGGAAGCGAATTAATTTGGTAAACCTTGGTTAAAGGTTTTAAACCCGGAACAATAGGCACATTAATGCCCGCAGCCCTGCACTGTTTGACATATTCAAAGTATTTTTGATTGTCAAAAAACATTTGGGTGACAATATAATTGGCGCCAGCATCAATTTTTGCTTTGGTATAGGTCAAATCAAGTGCCATATTGGGTGACTCAAAATGTTTCTCCGGATAGCCAGCAATGCCAATGCAGAAGTCGGTTTTTTCCCCATTCTCAATGTTGGAATCAAGGTATTTTCCCCGGTTCATGTCGGCAATTTGCTTGATGAGGTCAAGAGCATAAGCATGGCCTCCTTCTTCCTGGATAAATTTGCCTTCAAATTGTCGAGCATCGCCCCTCAAAGCTAGCACATTCTTGATATTGAGGAAGTTGAGGTCAATCAAGGCATTTTCTGTATCCTCCAAGGTAAAACCGCCACAAATGAGGTGGGGAACAGCATCCACGCCGTATCTGTGCATAATAGAAGCACAGATGCCAACCGTTCCAGGACGTTTCCTAATGGCCGTTTTTTCATAATAGCCGCTTTCCCTTTTTTTATAAAGGAATTCCTCCCTGTGATAGGTGACATCAATAAAGGGTGGTTTGAATTCCATCAAAGGATCCAGGGTCTCAAAGATCGCTTTCATGCTGCCTCCCTTTAAAGGGGGGAGTACTTCAAATGAAATCAAGGTCTGACCAGCTGCCTTCTCAATGTATTCGGTAACCTTCATGTGGTATAGCAGATTTTGGCCGCAAAGCTAAGTAATATCCTTTTAATATATACCCTTAGTTGTTGGTTTCCCAACGATAGCAGCTAAAAAAAAAACATTTTTTATGTTACCTCTTGCATCTTAATTTTATTCCATGTATTTTTGGTTGAACGTTTAGTCAATGTAAAATGTCACCACGTACCAAGCAACAAAATGAAGCCATCAGGCAACGCAGTATAGCGACCATCAGAGAAGCAGCACTTGAGGTATTTGCCAAGTATGGCTATCACAGCGCATCTATTACCCAGATTGCCAAAGAAGCAGGTGTTTCTAAAGGGCTTTTATATAATTATTTCGCAAGTAAAGAAGAATTACTCCAAAGCATTGTGCAGGAAGCCATGGAAGCCAATGAAGCATCTTGGCTGAAATCCCTTGAAAGCGACCTTCCTCCATTCGAAAAATTAAAAAAAGCCACCGAAAACACCATAGATTTAGTCAAATCCAACTTGCACCATTGGAGACTCCTGACAGCCCTTTCCTTTCAGCCCGACGTTTTTAAAAGTATGGAAGAGATGCTCACGGCAAAGCGGGTTGAATATATCCAAAAAATAGCTGAGCTATTTATTCAAATGGGTATAGCCGAACCGGAGAAAGAAGTCTTTTATTTTGGTGCTTTTTTGGATGGTATTTTTCTACACTACATGAATATGGAAGAGGCCTACCCGCTAGATGATATGAAAAATATGATTTTGGAACGCTATGAATCCTATGCCCAAAAATAAAAAAGCAATGCGCGAGGCTTACAATCACATAAATGAAAGATATGAAAAAAATACGTGTTTTTACTTTAGGCTTTATCCTTTTATTTAGCCTATCATCCTTTGCTCAAGACTTGACTGCCCTTGAGGTTATTAAGAAAGCCGATCAGAAACTTAGGGGCGAAACCAGTGCTGGAACCATGAAAATGACGATTGTTCGGCCAAGCTGGTCCCGGGAAATAACCATGAAATC containing:
- a CDS encoding NUDIX hydrolase, whose protein sequence is MLYWQKIHEDLAYDGWRKIWQKFFLLPNGKKSRYDVIGNSPYISLAAFTADREAILIRQYRPGPEIILTSCCEGYLDKGEKPEEAARRELLEETGYEAGEIVLLKAKRSAYSTEYQYFLVATNCHWQQEQQLDENEFIDVFTLPLASFRSFINDPDDHSFANIDVAYLALDHLGWL
- a CDS encoding porin family protein, with translation MRTMSKVFLTFCISMTAILATAQTSLGLRIGTNWSNVRTSEALGNATPNFKNLSGFTIAAVLEIPVISQFSIQSEIGLTQKGFVLNEGFDAPLFGVDLPVGVTAETKFDYLEIPLLAKYQFGENRLKAYVAVGPNVGYALKGKVDTKTNILVGIDLGSTDINLDGEDFNRFEIGATGALGASYDAGFATLFADARYNHGFSEVYNLPLVDEKVKSKSFGLNIGLTVPLNK
- a CDS encoding RNA-binding protein, which codes for MNIFVAKLSFDTHEEDLREAFEAYGEVSSAKIIMDKFTGKSKGFGFIEMDNDEEGQNAIDGLNDTEFDGRTIVVKKAEPRESRGGGGGGRGGNRGGGGGYGGGNRGGGGGYGGGGGNRGGGGGYGGGGGNRW
- a CDS encoding M14 family metallopeptidase is translated as MIKKLTWIICLLGNSIFLQAQLQSPDQFLPHALGENFTPHHLLVDYFEHVAANSELVKLKRFGYTSEDRPLLQAFISTPENLARLESIRINNLRRTGLMEGAVDPALDVAIVWLSYSVHGNEAAGSESSMGVIYELTRPDNMDTKAWLKNTVVIMDPSINPDGYSRYTHWYRRVTNKITNTNPAAREHDEPWPGGRVNHYMFDLNRDWAWQTQIESQQRLKEYRQWYPHIHADLHEQSYNDPYYFAPAARPYHEYLTDWQAKFQIEIGKNHAKYFDKEGWLYFTKEVFDLLYPSYGDTYPMFTGAIGMTYEQGGSGRAGKAIIRDSGDTLSLKDRVVHHLTTSLSTVEMASKNAPRLIQQFSEFFQTAQTNPKGQYKTYIIKGSNPAGKLKRLTALLDKNGIQYGRAKAAMNNLKVLDYQNGQQTTISLSTNDLLISAYQPLSVLTQTLFDPSAKIEDSLTYDITAWALPYAYGLTTFASAQKIELITGYTYPSIPTNNGTEQAYAYLVPWESVGDAQFLAQLLRKGIKVRYATAPFTIEGVSYEPGTLIMNRADNRKNVSFDATVKALAQSQHQVIKGITTGFSEHGPDLGSDAMHVIQTPEVVILSEEGVSPNAFGQVWYYFEQVLNYPTNIIYKNDFARLNLDDYNLLVLPSGNYNFSDNELKKLSTWLGEGGRLIAQGAALQAFEGKSGFGLKSFESKEAEEKNKKAQEEAELSERLLPYAGGGRREISQSLPGAIFRLQMDNSHPLGYGLGHQYFTLKTGTDAYPYQTGMSNVGIVGKKPLTSGFVGIKALEELEETMVFAVERKGRGSITYMVDNPLFRGFWDNGLFLFSNAVFFVGN
- the metF gene encoding methylenetetrahydrofolate reductase [NAD(P)H], with amino-acid sequence MKVTEYIEKAAGQTLISFEVLPPLKGGSMKAIFETLDPLMEFKPPFIDVTYHREEFLYKKRESGYYEKTAIRKRPGTVGICASIMHRYGVDAVPHLICGGFTLEDTENALIDLNFLNIKNVLALRGDARQFEGKFIQEEGGHAYALDLIKQIADMNRGKYLDSNIENGEKTDFCIGIAGYPEKHFESPNMALDLTYTKAKIDAGANYIVTQMFFDNQKYFEYVKQCRAAGINVPIVPGLKPLTKVYQINSLPRLFHIDLPSDLVNEATKAKTAEARRQVGVEWCAEQSKELKAAGVPCLHYYTMGDSDTIREIVEQVY
- a CDS encoding TetR/AcrR family transcriptional regulator, with protein sequence MSPRTKQQNEAIRQRSIATIREAALEVFAKYGYHSASITQIAKEAGVSKGLLYNYFASKEELLQSIVQEAMEANEASWLKSLESDLPPFEKLKKATENTIDLVKSNLHHWRLLTALSFQPDVFKSMEEMLTAKRVEYIQKIAELFIQMGIAEPEKEVFYFGAFLDGIFLHYMNMEEAYPLDDMKNMILERYESYAQK